The sequence CCAACGACCATCCGCTGGTGCGCCTGGCCCGCGGGGTGGGCATGGCCGCGGTCAACCAGGTCGGCCCGGCCCGCCGCTTCTTCATGCAGGAGGCCGGCGGCGCGGTCGGCGACCTGCCGCGGCTGTTCCGGGGCGAACTGCTTTAGCCTGCCTCAGCGCGACAGCCCCTCGCGCTCAAGCCGCTTCAGATAGTCCGCCCACAGCCGCTCGCGCCCCTGGCCGAGGCGGTAGAGCTCGTCCCAGCTGTAGAGGCCGGTGTCGTGGCCGTCGCTGAAGCGGATGCGCACGGCGTAGCGGCCCACGGGCGTGAGGTCGGTCACCGAGACCCCCTGCTTGCCGCTGACGCAGCGCCCCGGCCCTGCGCCATGCCCGCGGTC is a genomic window of Phenylobacterium montanum containing:
- a CDS encoding gamma-butyrobetaine hydroxylase-like domain-containing protein, producing MSAPRPWPIELRLKRSTDVLTASFDDGAAFDLPAEYLRVMTPSAADRGHGAGPGRCVSGKQGVSVTDLTPVGRYAVRIRFSDGHDTGLYSWDELYRLGQGRERLWADYLKRLEREGLSR